A stretch of DNA from Candidatus Oleimmundimicrobium sp.:
GGTTTCAGAATCAAGAACCCGATTAATCGTTTCTTACCAAATGCCGGTTTGCGTACAAGTTGCATTATCAACAACAAGATTACCGGCAGCATCGGTTATAGTATTTATACCCGATGTAAAGGTAAATTCACCGCTAAACGGTGTGTCACTTGCGCCGAGAGTGATGGTTAATGTTATCGTAACAATCTTGTGGGTAGCATCAATAGTTGCCGCGTATGAGCCCGTATTGCTACCCACAGTGGCAAATGTGCCAAGAGTGCTAAACACTCCGTCTGAGATGCCACCGGCAAGAACCGTACTCGGGTCAATGGTCTCATTGAAGGTGATGGTCATCTTATCATCGTTAGCTAATGTGCCATTGCCATCTGCTAAAGCTATGCCCGTTGGATATGGCTTTGTCGTATCAAGAGTATAGCTAAAGCCGGCTGACAAGGGGCTCTCATTGCCGTATTTATCGACAATCTTAACCTTCAGAGCATAAGTCCCATCCGTGCTGAGAGCGGTAGCAAAGGAAGTTATGGTAGTGCTTGCCGCATCCACCACAGTAGCTATGGTCGCAAGCTTAACAAGGTCAGCGCCGGTCGCGTCGTAAAGCGTCATGATTCCGGCAGCTTTAACCGCGTCATGCAAGACTTTAACGTCAGGCGCGGTATCCGATGACGGGCCGGCCGGTGAATTAGTTGTCGCGCCGATTCCTCCGTTAACCGAATAAATGCCGGGCGCAGCTATCGGTGTTCCCCAGTTTTCGCCGGAAACCCTGATGGCAATCAACCTCTCTACAGAATTGATGATTGCTCCTGTTCCGCCGAGAACATAAACGTTGCCCGTACTCACGTCAGTACTTTTCGGGAAAATCGTCTTTAGATAACTCTCGGTAGTCGCGTTAAAGTCTGACGTATTGGTAAGCAAAAGCGGTCTTCCCAAAATAGCTCCCGCCAAAGCGTCCGCGAAGTCATCGCCTCTTGCCACAGACCACGTGGAAGCAATGTTAGCAGCAGCGCGATTCCACAGGTCAGCATGCTTGGCCACCTCAACCGCCGTAGCATACCTGTCGGCTCCGGAAACGCGCTTAATGGTGCCGCTCGTAAGTCCGGCAAGCTCGCTAACGACCGTGTCTGAAACAACGCCGGTTCCGCCAACAATGATAAGTTTCACATCCCTGCCCTCATCGGAAAGAATTAAATCCTTTGTAGCAGTAGGAATAGAATCTTTAGTCACCAACAGAACAGGAAAATCATATTTTGCGCCGGCCGCGGCTGCCGCTAAAGCATCCGGGAAGTTCTCCCCGGTGGCAATCAGATAAGTAGTAGGAGCGGCATGGGCCGCTTTGGCAATCTCTACAGCCGTTTCATACCTGTCGGCTCCGGAAATCCTTGTTACCGTGTAATCGCTATCGAGAGCTTTAACTTCACTCTCCACATCAGCAGAGATAGCTCCCGTGCCTCCAAGGATATAAACCGTTTTTGGAGCATAATTTAAACACCTGTTTATCTCATCTTTGGTGGCAGCGTCGAGTGAAATTGAGGAAGTCAATAAAATCGGCGCGCTCTTGGCGTCGGCGAGAACACCTCCAGCCAAGGCATCCGGAAACGCGTCTTTGCGGGCAAGAACTACCGCTGATGCTCCGCCAATGGTTGGATGCTGTTTTTTAGAAACCGCGACAGCCGTCTCAACTCTGGTCGCGCCGGAAAGCCGGGTTGTGTATGACGCGTAATCGGCATAAGCCGGCGCTATCATAACAATCATCGGCAATAACATGGCAATCGTAAGTATAATGGCTATTTTTTTTCTCATATTTACACCTCCTTTTAAATGGGATAAATTTTCAAGATTATTTTTAATCAATATCATTTCCCTCCCTTCTTAAAGAGTTTATTTCTCTTCTATATACTAAAGTCCTTTAAAAACTGTAAATTTTAAATTGCCGTGCCTGCCGGTAGGCAGTCAATGACACCCTATTCGTCATCACGAGCCCGAAGGGCGTGGTGATGATCTTGAGATTGCCGCGCTTCGCTCGCAATGACGGAGATGGTTATTCCCACTTCCTCGCAATGACAGAATAATAACCTTACGTTCCTCCCGCCAAAGGCGGGCAGGCGCAATGACACCTTTACCGTCACTGCGAACGACCAAAGGGAGTGTGGCAGTCTAGATTGCCGCGCTTCGCTCGCCGTGCCTGTTCGGCAGACAGGGCTTCGCCTCGTCGTTAGACCTGTACCAGGCAATGACAGGGAAGAAGATTAAATGCCCAGGGCGTTTGCAATCTCATTGTCAACCGCGCTTGAAACGGCACCGGAGCCGCCAATAATATAAGGCCCGCTTATGAACGCACTTTTTGCCTCAAGATAGCTCTTTATCCCCAAAGGAAGTTCGCCCGGTTTAACCAGAAGAAGCGGAGCTGAATTCTTCGCCGCAAGAGGCGCCGCCGAAAGGGCATCCGGGAAGAGGTCTCCTCTGGTTATATAAACATTTACCGGCGCCGAGAAATATTGATTGGCAATCTTGTAAGCTGTGTCGTATCTATCCGTGCCCCCTATCCTCGTTACGGTTATACCCATTGCAATGAGCGCGTCTTGCACAGTTTGAGAAACCGCGCCGGTTCCCCCTACTATTACCACGCTTTTTATTCCCAAGCTTGAAAGCACATTATCGGTTTCATTTGGAAGGGAATCTTTTAAAGTTAGAAGTATGGGTTTTTGGTTTTCGGCAGAATAGCTCGATATAGCCAACGCATCAGCGAAATTCTCACCAGTTGCAATTATCGCTGTCTGGCTGGGAGAACCAACCTTAAGAGCAATTTTTGCCGCCGTATCATACCTATCTTCACCCGATATTCTTGTAACGCTCAAGCCAAGTTGGGATAATTTTTGCTCAACGGTTGAAGATATCGCGCCCGTGCCTCCCAAAATTATAGCCCTGGTCGCACCCAGTCTTTTTATTTCAGCTTCAGTCTCAGCGGTAAGCGTGGCGCTTTCGGTAAGCAGTATGGGACATGAATTCTTGTAAGCTAAAGCCGCCCCTGCCAGCGCGTCGGGAAAGAGATCTCCTCTCGCGATAACTACCGCATTAGATGTCTCCCAGCCCTTGGTGGATATCGCGCATGACGTCGAGTAACGGTTTAAGCCGGCGAGACGCGGAATGCGAGAGATGGTAAACCAGGTACTTCTTAGCCCGAGCACGCTTTGGAATTTGCTGCCAGAAACCTCAACTTCACCATCAGTACCGACAATCTTCACATAGCCCACCCTTCTTGGGCCCCGCAATGAGGTTATCTCAAGCCCGATTAAAGTACCGGGAACTTTTGTAGCATCATTCGCATTCAATTTTGCTTGAATCTCGGAAACCGTATATGTCACGCTCCAATTGCGATACTTTGAAGCTGTGCAATAAGGACAAGTGGCAGCCTTGCAATAATCCCGGGGGGTGGACCATACATTTTCAGAATTTTCCGTTGAGCCACCGCAGGTAGAATGATAGTAAGCGGTAATTGGCCCATCACTATTCATAATTAATTTTCCGGCTGTGGCATCAACCGCCGCGTTTGTACTTTCTCTCTCGTGATCGTACCCTAGATAAACTTGACAGTGGGTGGTAGCGCACAAATCATAATTGTCATGTTTGCCGATATTTTTAAACGCGTAATTTCTTGCCGCGCAGGCCTGAGCTTTAAGCGCCTCCGGATGCCAGCTCGAGGGCATCTCTGAGGGAACTACTCCGTAAAGATATTTATCAAATGAAAGCTCGTTTATGGCAGCAAGGCCATCGGTGAGCGATTGAACTATCATGCTTCCGCGAAAGCGGTTGTAGGTCGTCTTCTGTGGTAATTTAATGAGGCCGGAGGCCGGAACAAATTTTATCGGATAAGCATACGTTCCAAGCGGTGTTTCATCCGGTTTTATGACTTGATATTGTGTGCCGGAGAGACGAACCTTCCAAACCTGCTCGGCAGAACCCGTGGCAATAATATCAGAACCAGCATAGATGTTAAAATTTCCAGTGCCAGTAACAGAAATTTCGCTCTGTTTAGTTAATAATCCGATTTTGATAGTGGCAGGGACGCTTCCCGCCTCCAGCGTCGTTCCTTGATAATAGTGCGCGAGAATCCGGTCATAGGTAAAGCCAGCTTCGGCCATTCCTTTGGCCCCATACTGACACATGCCAACGGCATGTCCCCAACCATGTCCCTCAATTACAATGGTATCTGTGGGGCTCAGGGCAAAAGCTAAGGGGGAGCCAATAAAAAACAAACTTCCAAGCAATGTAAGTGCTGTAACGAATGCTGCCAATTTCTTAAACACGTTTATCACTCTCCAGGTCGCTTTACTCCATTGTAAATTTTAAATTGTAAAATGTAAATTAAAGAACCGAGATTGCCACGCCCTTATCAGGGCTCGCAATGACGATTGGGTTCGAGATTGCTTCGGCTTCGCCTCGCCGTGCCTACTGGCAGGCAATGACAAGTGGGTTTGAGATTGCTTCACTCCGTTCGCAATGACGATTGGGTTTGAGATTGCCGCGCTTCGCTCGCAATGACGGAGATGGTTATTCCCACTTCCTCGCAATGACAGAATAATAACCTTACGCTCCTCCCGCCTGCCTACGTCTATGATGCCGTCAGGCATTGGCGGGCAGGCCCGCCAGAGGCGGACAAGCACAATGACGATTAAGTTCGAGATTGCTTCGCCGTGCCTGTTCGGCAGACAGGGCTTCGCCTCGCAATGACGGAACAATGCTTCTCGCAATGACGAGAAATATATATCTTTTAATAAAGTAAACGACAAAATGAGTTTTTGGTTACGATTTTTTCTAAAG
This window harbors:
- a CDS encoding cell wall-binding repeat-containing protein yields the protein MRKKIAIILTIAMLLPMIVMIAPAYADYASYTTRLSGATRVETAVAVSKKQHPTIGGASAVVLARKDAFPDALAGGVLADAKSAPILLTSSISLDAATKDEINRCLNYAPKTVYILGGTGAISADVESEVKALDSDYTVTRISGADRYETAVEIAKAAHAAPTTYLIATGENFPDALAAAAAGAKYDFPVLLVTKDSIPTATKDLILSDEGRDVKLIIVGGTGVVSDTVVSELAGLTSGTIKRVSGADRYATAVEVAKHADLWNRAAANIASTWSVARGDDFADALAGAILGRPLLLTNTSDFNATTESYLKTIFPKSTDVSTGNVYVLGGTGAIINSVERLIAIRVSGENWGTPIAAPGIYSVNGGIGATTNSPAGPSSDTAPDVKVLHDAVKAAGIMTLYDATGADLVKLATIATVVDAASTTITSFATALSTDGTYALKVKIVDKYGNESPLSAGFSYTLDTTKPYPTGIALADGNGTLANDDKMTITFNETIDPSTVLAGGISDGVFSTLGTFATVGSNTGSYAATIDATHKIVTITLTITLGASDTPFSGEFTFTSGINTITDAAGNLVVDNATCTQTGIW
- a CDS encoding SpoIID/LytB domain-containing protein; translation: MFKKLAAFVTALTLLGSLFFIGSPLAFALSPTDTIVIEGHGWGHAVGMCQYGAKGMAEAGFTYDRILAHYYQGTTLEAGSVPATIKIGLLTKQSEISVTGTGNFNIYAGSDIIATGSAEQVWKVRLSGTQYQVIKPDETPLGTYAYPIKFVPASGLIKLPQKTTYNRFRGSMIVQSLTDGLAAINELSFDKYLYGVVPSEMPSSWHPEALKAQACAARNYAFKNIGKHDNYDLCATTHCQVYLGYDHERESTNAAVDATAGKLIMNSDGPITAYYHSTCGGSTENSENVWSTPRDYCKAATCPYCTASKYRNWSVTYTVSEIQAKLNANDATKVPGTLIGLEITSLRGPRRVGYVKIVGTDGEVEVSGSKFQSVLGLRSTWFTISRIPRLAGLNRYSTSCAISTKGWETSNAVVIARGDLFPDALAGAALAYKNSCPILLTESATLTAETEAEIKRLGATRAIILGGTGAISSTVEQKLSQLGLSVTRISGEDRYDTAAKIALKVGSPSQTAIIATGENFADALAISSYSAENQKPILLTLKDSLPNETDNVLSSLGIKSVVIVGGTGAVSQTVQDALIAMGITVTRIGGTDRYDTAYKIANQYFSAPVNVYITRGDLFPDALSAAPLAAKNSAPLLLVKPGELPLGIKSYLEAKSAFISGPYIIGGSGAVSSAVDNEIANALGI